The following are encoded in a window of Nocardioides houyundeii genomic DNA:
- the rpsA gene encoding 30S ribosomal protein S1 has protein sequence MTSTISTLPDYDAPQVAINDIGSEEDFLAAIDATIKYFNDGDIVEGTIVKVDRDEVLLDIGYKTEGVIPSRELSIKHDVDPSEVVAVGDKVEALVLQKEDKEGRLILSKKRAQYERAWGTIEQVKEEDGVVEGTVIEVVKGGLILDIGLRGFLPASLVEMRRVRDLQPYVGQVLEAKIIELDKNRNNVVLSRRAWLEQTQSEVRHGFLTQLQKGQIRKGVVSSIVNFGAFVDLGGVDGLVHVSELSWKHIDHPSEVVTVGDEVTVEVLDVDMDRERVSLSLKATQEDPWQHFARTHQIGQIVPGKVTKLVPFGSFVRVEEGIEGLVHISELAERHVEIPEQVVQVNDDVMVKIIDIDLERRRISLSLKQANETATASDVEEFDPTLYGMAATYDEQGNYIYPEGFDPETGEWLEGYDEQRATWEEQYAKAHARWEAHVKQQAEAKVAEVEASEATTYSSGGETAVQEESGGGSLASDEALQALREKLTGGSN, from the coding sequence ATGACGAGCACCATCTCAACTCTTCCGGACTACGACGCCCCCCAGGTGGCGATCAACGACATCGGGTCCGAAGAAGACTTCCTCGCCGCGATCGATGCGACCATCAAGTACTTCAACGACGGCGACATCGTCGAGGGCACCATCGTCAAGGTCGACCGTGACGAGGTCCTCCTCGACATCGGCTACAAGACCGAAGGTGTCATCCCCTCTCGCGAGCTCTCGATCAAGCACGACGTCGACCCCTCCGAGGTCGTCGCCGTCGGCGACAAGGTCGAGGCCCTGGTCCTCCAGAAGGAGGACAAGGAAGGCCGCCTGATCCTGTCCAAGAAGCGCGCCCAGTACGAGCGCGCCTGGGGCACCATCGAGCAGGTCAAGGAAGAGGACGGCGTCGTCGAGGGAACCGTCATCGAGGTCGTCAAGGGTGGGCTCATCCTGGACATCGGCCTGCGCGGGTTCCTGCCCGCCTCGCTGGTGGAGATGCGTCGTGTCCGCGACCTGCAGCCCTACGTGGGCCAGGTCCTCGAGGCCAAGATCATCGAGCTGGACAAGAACCGCAACAACGTCGTCCTCTCGCGCCGCGCCTGGCTCGAGCAGACCCAGTCCGAGGTTCGCCACGGCTTCCTGACCCAGCTCCAGAAGGGCCAGATCCGCAAGGGTGTCGTGTCCTCCATCGTCAACTTCGGTGCCTTCGTGGACCTCGGTGGCGTCGACGGCCTGGTGCACGTCTCCGAGCTGTCCTGGAAGCACATCGACCACCCGTCCGAGGTCGTCACCGTCGGTGACGAGGTCACCGTCGAGGTCCTCGACGTCGACATGGACCGGGAGCGCGTCTCGCTCTCGCTCAAGGCGACGCAGGAAGACCCGTGGCAGCACTTTGCCCGGACCCACCAGATCGGTCAGATCGTGCCCGGCAAGGTCACCAAGCTGGTGCCCTTCGGCTCGTTCGTCCGCGTCGAGGAGGGCATCGAGGGCCTGGTGCACATCTCCGAGCTCGCCGAGCGTCACGTCGAGATCCCGGAGCAGGTCGTCCAGGTCAACGACGACGTCATGGTCAAGATCATCGACATCGACCTCGAGCGTCGCCGGATCTCGCTGTCGCTGAAGCAGGCCAACGAGACGGCCACCGCCTCTGACGTCGAGGAGTTCGACCCCACGCTCTACGGCATGGCGGCGACCTACGACGAGCAGGGCAACTACATCTACCCCGAGGGCTTCGACCCGGAGACCGGCGAGTGGCTCGAGGGTTACGACGAGCAGCGCGCCACCTGGGAGGAGCAGTACGCCAAGGCGCACGCTCGCTGGGAGGCGCACGTCAAGCAGCAGGCCGAGGCGAAGGTTGCCGAGGTCGAGGCGAGCGAGGCCACCACGTACAGCTCCGGTGGCGAGACCGCAGTGCAGGAGGAGAGCGGCGGCGGTTCGCTGGCCTCCGACGAGGCCCTGCAGGCCCTTCGCGAGAAGCTCACCGGCGGCAGCAACTGA
- a CDS encoding class I SAM-dependent methyltransferase: MPETPSNAVPDHQPQSVRVERRGVSEAESRRANGPDWDRYADEYQATHGAFLGDVGFVWGPEGLTEAEAGALGPLEGRRVLEVGSGAGQCSRWARGQGAQAVGLDLSFRQLQHSLRLDQETGLPVPSVLGTATDLPFVDDAFDVVFSSFGALQFVSEIDRALDETARVLRPGGRFAFSITHPTRWSFPDDPGEGGLTASQSYWDRTPYVEIDDASGQVAYVEHHRTLGDWVELLAARGFVMRRLLEPEWPADHDRVWGGWSRVRGLLTPGTALFVCDLQPGLSCR; encoded by the coding sequence GTGCCAGAGACGCCGTCCAACGCCGTACCCGACCACCAGCCACAGTCCGTCCGGGTGGAGAGGCGAGGGGTCAGCGAGGCGGAGTCCCGACGGGCCAACGGTCCGGACTGGGACCGGTACGCCGATGAGTATCAGGCGACCCACGGCGCCTTCCTCGGGGATGTCGGGTTCGTCTGGGGCCCGGAGGGGCTGACCGAGGCCGAGGCCGGTGCGCTCGGGCCCTTGGAGGGTCGCCGCGTGCTCGAGGTCGGAAGCGGCGCCGGCCAGTGCTCGCGCTGGGCGCGCGGCCAGGGCGCCCAGGCCGTCGGGCTCGACCTCTCCTTCCGTCAGCTGCAGCACTCGCTGCGCCTGGACCAGGAGACCGGGTTGCCGGTGCCGTCGGTGCTCGGGACCGCGACCGACCTCCCCTTCGTCGACGATGCCTTCGACGTGGTCTTCTCCTCCTTCGGGGCGCTCCAGTTCGTCAGCGAGATCGACCGGGCCCTGGACGAGACGGCTCGGGTGCTGCGCCCCGGCGGCCGGTTCGCGTTCTCCATCACCCACCCCACCCGCTGGTCCTTCCCCGACGACCCGGGCGAGGGTGGGCTCACGGCGTCGCAGTCCTACTGGGACCGGACGCCGTACGTGGAGATCGACGACGCCTCGGGACAGGTGGCCTACGTCGAGCACCATCGCACGCTGGGCGACTGGGTGGAGCTGCTGGCGGCGCGCGGCTTCGTGATGCGCCGACTGCTGGAACCCGAGTGGCCCGCTGACCACGACCGGGTGTGGGGAGGCTGGTCCCGGGTGCGCGGCCTGCTCACCCCGGGCACGGCGCTCTTCGTCTGCGACCTGCAGCCCGGCCTCAGCTGCAGATGA